One window from the genome of Parachlamydiales bacterium encodes:
- a CDS encoding insulinase family protein, with the protein MKNTVVFLSLISALLLCLALLLGYYFFTDPCQGQCSIPPIKDEAPLPAISKAAFVTKSYTLPNGIKLFVLPTTFEPDEVSVRVIASRGYADESPRARASAELAIEMAWESGVNGKTSDQISATLYAEGIELTSKVYPFFTVMEATLPTEKMDKFFTLASTFIQNAHITSKGSDAIKQKIWKNLEEKADARTVDLDDLLKEQLYPALPQLQSLRLSDLQILNPHDANIFLRKTISNPKNYTIVVVGDIEPETAYQLLKEHLGQWKPLAQINASEFEVPSQESLPIKGQTQKSFNLHQKGDGFTKLVFPLKITVTQESIRTIDFLANLVEERLRTLLKEKTGSYQGIDVSYEFPLYPHLTPVVLSIQYRSAFNINQEIIELILKNLRELTTKGPSKEEYEMVNLYLGQADEYWRKNNEYWLEMLSNYGLWNWPVNDLTSDVTLQVNEKDVNEMIFNVFDINDYLMLSSSLAP; encoded by the coding sequence ATGAAGAACACTGTTGTATTCCTATCCCTCATCTCTGCACTGCTACTATGCTTGGCGCTTCTCCTTGGTTATTATTTCTTCACTGACCCTTGCCAGGGACAATGTTCAATTCCTCCTATCAAAGATGAAGCGCCCTTACCTGCCATTTCAAAGGCGGCTTTTGTTACCAAAAGCTATACTCTGCCTAACGGCATAAAGCTTTTTGTCCTTCCCACAACTTTTGAACCGGATGAAGTCAGCGTACGTGTCATAGCGTCCAGAGGATATGCTGACGAGTCACCCCGCGCACGCGCTTCCGCTGAACTCGCGATAGAAATGGCATGGGAGTCGGGTGTTAATGGGAAGACAAGCGACCAGATTTCCGCCACGCTATATGCAGAAGGCATTGAACTGACCTCCAAAGTATATCCTTTCTTTACTGTGATGGAGGCTACACTGCCTACAGAGAAGATGGACAAGTTCTTCACTTTAGCATCTACCTTTATTCAGAATGCACACATAACCTCCAAGGGTTCCGATGCAATCAAACAGAAGATATGGAAAAACCTGGAAGAGAAAGCCGATGCTAGGACTGTCGATCTGGATGATTTGTTGAAAGAGCAGCTATACCCCGCATTACCACAGTTGCAGTCTCTGAGATTAAGCGACTTGCAGATATTAAATCCTCATGATGCTAATATTTTTCTGCGAAAGACGATTTCAAATCCCAAGAATTATACTATTGTCGTTGTGGGTGACATAGAGCCTGAAACAGCTTATCAATTATTGAAAGAACATTTGGGTCAGTGGAAACCGCTGGCTCAAATAAACGCTTCCGAGTTTGAGGTGCCATCTCAAGAATCATTACCTATTAAAGGACAGACTCAAAAATCGTTTAACCTCCATCAGAAGGGCGATGGATTTACTAAGCTTGTTTTCCCGCTTAAGATTACCGTTACACAGGAAAGTATTAGAACAATAGATTTCCTTGCCAATCTTGTAGAAGAAAGGTTGCGCACATTGCTAAAAGAAAAGACGGGAAGTTATCAAGGGATTGATGTGAGCTATGAGTTTCCACTTTATCCACATTTGACACCCGTCGTTTTATCGATCCAATATCGTTCTGCTTTCAACATCAATCAAGAAATCATTGAGTTGATCTTAAAAAACCTTAGAGAGCTCACCACAAAGGGACCTTCTAAAGAAGAATACGAAATGGTCAACCTTTATTTAGGCCAAGCGGACGAATATTGGAGAAAAAATAATGAATACTGGCTGGAAATGTTAAGCAACTATGGTTTATGGAACTGGCCTGTTAACGACCTCACCAGTGATGTTACTCTGCAAGTGAATGAGAAAGACGTTAATGAGATGATATTCAATGTATTTGATATTAATGACTATTTAATGTTGTCTAGCTCGCTCGCACCTTAA
- a CDS encoding AtpZ/AtpI family protein, producing the protein MEEDQNGKKKVRFEEKKKSWSILATPFVLVAPLIIGYFFGDWLDGYLGTGAIFTYIFLALGFFAGFRELYMIIKKTSNDE; encoded by the coding sequence TTGGAAGAAGATCAGAATGGCAAGAAAAAAGTACGCTTTGAGGAAAAGAAAAAGTCCTGGAGTATCCTGGCAACACCCTTTGTTCTAGTAGCCCCACTTATCATCGGATATTTTTTCGGAGACTGGCTAGACGGCTACTTGGGAACAGGGGCGATTTTCACTTATATTTTTCTTGCCTTAGGTTTTTTTGCAGGTTTTCGTGAGCTATATATGATTATTAAGAAGACTAGTAACGATGAATAA
- a CDS encoding F-box protein yields the protein MTLLSKFFGCFCSKEPKVLNGSSHTESSENSVFLNNDVLLIAFRYLNFNDLCNVSRVNHQFNRVVIQLMNDNLGKLPRCTIVGKPLFLSLINSHNQQASVTYSPFASINNIDVSTIATEADWTTKLSNAPFVQRLTLQGNAGVSGDVINKGLKTLPFLTHVTFMDFEDAESVALSIEGLSKIQGFSCQAHENLIEGNTNVSPIIKQLAISSPLLEKLEIKGKVSIEGTVGEKYPLVTLSKNCTALKKLHLPQELQILIGIKEFLEKVVPKNITELSFAHNDLETVHMQYLTLKCRQMQVLRVDSAGKLDPKILANIYRLMTQLTLLEIHGLDTDDRMFDFTNMSLSLKQPAKLGKEVFKVRAS from the coding sequence ATGACATTATTATCGAAATTTTTTGGTTGTTTTTGTTCTAAAGAACCAAAAGTATTAAACGGGTCTAGTCATACAGAGTCCAGTGAAAATTCTGTATTCCTAAATAACGATGTTCTTCTTATTGCGTTTAGATATCTAAACTTCAATGACTTATGTAATGTCTCTCGAGTCAACCATCAATTTAATAGAGTCGTCATTCAGTTAATGAATGATAATTTGGGTAAATTACCTAGATGTACGATTGTAGGAAAACCATTATTTCTTAGCCTAATAAATAGCCATAATCAGCAGGCAAGTGTTACGTATTCCCCTTTTGCTTCCATTAATAATATCGATGTTTCAACCATTGCAACAGAAGCTGACTGGACAACAAAGCTAAGTAATGCCCCCTTTGTCCAGAGATTGACACTGCAAGGCAATGCAGGCGTATCCGGGGATGTGATTAATAAAGGTTTAAAAACCTTACCTTTCCTCACTCATGTAACTTTTATGGATTTTGAAGATGCTGAATCCGTTGCTCTTTCTATAGAAGGATTAAGCAAAATCCAGGGCTTTAGCTGCCAAGCACACGAGAATTTAATTGAAGGAAATACAAATGTCTCCCCTATTATTAAGCAACTAGCTATTAGCTCGCCGTTACTGGAAAAATTGGAAATTAAAGGTAAAGTTTCTATCGAAGGAACCGTTGGAGAAAAATATCCCCTCGTCACGCTATCAAAAAACTGCACAGCCTTAAAGAAACTTCATCTGCCGCAAGAGTTGCAGATTCTTATCGGCATAAAGGAATTTCTAGAAAAGGTCGTTCCTAAAAATATTACAGAGCTTAGCTTTGCTCATAATGATCTTGAAACCGTGCATATGCAGTATTTAACGCTAAAATGCAGACAGATGCAGGTACTTAGAGTAGATTCTGCCGGAAAATTGGATCCTAAAATCCTTGCAAATATCTACCGACTAATGACTCAGCTGACTTTGTTAGAAATACATGGTTTAGATACTGACGACCGTATGTTTGACTTCACCAATATGTCGCTATCCTTGAAGCAGCCAGCTAAATTAGGTAAAGAAGTATTTAAGGTGCGAGCGAGCTAG
- the atpE gene encoding ATP synthase F0 subunit C: protein MPTALAISAPLAIGLAAFGSGIGLGRAVGSAMEAIGRQPEASGKIMTSMIIGAALIEALTIYALIVFFISLGKMG, encoded by the coding sequence GTGCCTACTGCTCTAGCAATCTCCGCACCGCTTGCCATTGGTTTAGCTGCCTTTGGTTCCGGCATCGGCCTGGGTCGCGCTGTAGGTAGTGCGATGGAAGCTATCGGACGTCAGCCTGAAGCCTCCGGTAAAATCATGACAAGCATGATCATCGGTGCTGCTCTGATCGAAGCTTTAACAATCTATGCTTTGATCGTCTTCTTTATCTCACTCGGAAAAATGGGGTAG
- a CDS encoding ATP-binding protein produces MRRKDIPQYPPVVVREAVINALLHTDYSIKGASIQIAIFEDRIEITNSGCLPFGLSFEAALSGISQLRNRVIGRVFRELNLIEQWGSGLGRMINICEQQGISPPKFEELGNFFRTTLYQGINTFVVIEEWQKQIIAYLKTHKEILPKKAQELWGVTSRKTSSRLKKMRERGMLVEISTGPFDPQKKFSLRT; encoded by the coding sequence ATGAGAAGAAAAGACATTCCACAATATCCCCCTGTTGTAGTTAGGGAAGCTGTTATTAACGCTCTTTTACATACGGATTACTCAATCAAAGGAGCTTCAATTCAAATAGCAATTTTTGAAGATCGTATAGAAATAACAAATTCGGGCTGTTTACCCTTTGGGTTAAGTTTTGAAGCGGCTCTTTCTGGCATTTCCCAGTTGCGTAACCGTGTAATTGGTCGCGTATTTAGAGAATTAAACTTGATTGAACAGTGGGGATCTGGACTTGGACGTATGATAAACATTTGTGAGCAACAAGGGATATCTCCTCCCAAATTTGAAGAATTAGGTAATTTTTTTCGTACTACTTTGTATCAAGGTATTAACACATTTGTTGTGATTGAAGAATGGCAAAAGCAAATCATAGCATATTTAAAAACTCACAAAGAAATATTGCCCAAGAAAGCACAGGAGCTATGGGGTGTCACTTCAAGAAAGACAAGCTCAAGATTGAAAAAAATGCGTGAACGAGGAATGCTCGTTGAAATTTCTACAGGCCCCTTCGATCCTCAAAAAAAATTCAGTCTAAGAACATAA
- the bla gene encoding class A beta-lactamase — MTTAVLLFSNALNAHIQRDLSVMDKLKALESNIEERVGVFAINTANDCTIEYRAKEVFPTGCTSKVIGVSAVLKKSMSDPSLLLTNIKYSEEELNEWSPVTRKYVTTGMTIQDLCAASISFSDNTSMNLLLKIIDGVQGMNDFAQSIGDLSFRQDNDWPAEAFSGGVNNLKDSSTPKSMVESLRKLTIGEILDKPQRDLLITWLINTQTGASRIRSAIPNNWVVGNKTGTGAVYGSTNDLAIVWPPNHAPILIGIYYTSNNEHAKKREDIVANATRILIEEFVNDDKTLVHYKKMLK, encoded by the coding sequence ATGACCACGGCCGTTTTGCTATTTTCAAATGCTTTAAACGCTCATATTCAGAGAGATTTATCCGTTATGGACAAGTTAAAAGCGTTAGAATCAAATATTGAAGAGCGTGTGGGAGTTTTTGCTATCAATACGGCAAATGATTGCACTATCGAGTATCGTGCTAAGGAAGTCTTCCCAACTGGGTGTACATCAAAAGTGATCGGCGTTTCAGCTGTTTTAAAAAAAAGTATGTCAGATCCTTCTCTTCTCTTAACGAATATTAAGTATTCAGAAGAGGAATTAAACGAATGGAGTCCGGTAACTAGAAAATATGTTACTACTGGAATGACAATTCAGGATTTGTGCGCAGCATCAATTAGCTTTTCCGACAATACATCAATGAATCTTCTTTTAAAAATAATTGATGGCGTTCAAGGAATGAATGACTTTGCTCAATCTATTGGAGATTTATCCTTTAGACAGGATAATGACTGGCCAGCAGAAGCTTTTTCTGGAGGAGTTAATAATTTAAAAGACTCATCAACTCCTAAATCCATGGTTGAAAGCCTTCGTAAATTAACAATCGGTGAGATTTTAGATAAACCTCAAAGAGATCTGCTCATTACTTGGCTAATCAATACACAAACAGGCGCTTCCAGAATTAGATCCGCTATCCCTAATAACTGGGTAGTAGGTAACAAAACAGGGACAGGAGCTGTTTATGGCTCAACAAACGATCTAGCGATTGTGTGGCCTCCAAATCATGCTCCAATTCTAATTGGTATTTATTACACAAGTAATAATGAACATGCGAAAAAAAGAGAAGATATAGTTGCGAATGCAACCAGAATTTTAATCGAAGAATTTGTTAATGATGATAAAACACTGGTTCATTATAAGAAGATGCTTAAATAA
- a CDS encoding rhomboid family intramembrane serine protease, protein MIPLGDDNSSRKSIPVVTYALIAINILFFLLEMAGGEAFIKEWAFIPSRFLANPAANFLTIFTAMFMHAGWGHLIGNMIYLWIFGDNVEDRFGKGKYIFFYLLSGIAATFSQLVFNPESNVPNVGASGAIAGVLGAYILFFPRERVKILIGQYITDLPALVVIGFWFFLQFISGFSTSSTSADTGGVAYMAHVGGFIAGLAVAGIFKVFETRSVR, encoded by the coding sequence ATGATTCCATTAGGCGACGACAATAGTTCTAGAAAATCTATCCCTGTAGTTACATATGCCTTAATTGCAATCAATATTCTATTCTTCTTACTGGAAATGGCTGGCGGAGAGGCTTTCATTAAGGAATGGGCATTTATCCCTTCACGTTTTCTTGCTAACCCCGCAGCGAATTTCCTTACGATCTTTACGGCCATGTTCATGCATGCCGGCTGGGGTCATCTAATTGGGAATATGATCTACCTATGGATCTTTGGTGATAATGTAGAGGATAGGTTTGGCAAGGGTAAATATATCTTCTTCTATCTATTGAGCGGTATAGCTGCTACGTTTTCACAGTTGGTGTTCAATCCGGAATCTAATGTACCCAATGTAGGAGCTTCAGGTGCTATTGCAGGTGTTTTAGGAGCCTACATACTATTTTTCCCTAGGGAGCGAGTAAAAATTCTTATCGGTCAATATATTACGGATCTTCCGGCATTGGTAGTGATCGGCTTTTGGTTTTTCCTCCAGTTTATCAGCGGTTTCTCCACTTCATCTACTTCGGCAGACACAGGTGGCGTAGCCTATATGGCGCACGTGGGCGGCTTTATTGCCGGGTTGGCTGTAGCTGGAATTTTTAAAGTGTTTGAAACCCGGTCTGTCCGTTGA
- a CDS encoding ankyrin repeat domain-containing protein, producing the protein MIVSAINNFNHFIFGIAKCLANFCCKIKCASLAIFQSFCFQPKNLNLENRKVVPEEKLNYDELLPIITDTALTVLDREKGAWAAVAKALCAMELPKDFFEQSLYSPLQAAVLLQDLELCKRMVELEFSINSPEKTCKHPPLAIALGKVAEEIENDLEKRKWKLFYHHTEKQENAFNKKWARNWNYHKGSEEIALYLIEKEAELSYHTSKGFTYLHLAIGHGYEKVCRLLLEKSVDVNKGGLVYYQRETPLQWATQHGNIAITRLLLENGASYPAINFNNRNYNPFYIALKKVNEELIQVFLDHGEQLDQEIDWIGDKSSLLDGVNEPQLYKLALKLGIKLERKFGIYERTYLHLAAESKHANELIPILLQKGANARVLDNEGYTPLARFQIKNDLKTHADLEKADKGLTSLMCNLRLLGLRYSFKGAAFEGILDPITYAEAANSLENHLKNQDSLPPFFNSLPRIIRNSSEVKADDILSQIEHNGIVSIASGWDGIFSGNHATAIVLTKHFLIKCNRGDHCGKESGVTTYKIKNPSNLSEVVSLLTSSKDVFDKDCKLKTKDAQIEFFNKGINDLLDLEKFFYIPQKCQTVGNCAWYAARMAVQGCVIAHHLQENPSISIEEVKKLTNPFFSSWKESDYLGSLEILEKIENEPIINEFIDIEKIYDELFILNLHKKKILKKLCQLRPRLREWINNPDPKLMSYGYSHANARIIKLFFDRGVKPDLNAFLYCYDAKVAELNCDYFIKQGIKASIPDESGWTPLHIFCIQCLALPEIFVPLIMKLIEAWKRECELTGDLQPLKEALNIVEKEASTAAKHGLTPLQYLTEYSEDLAPVSALVDLMKKYGATVPDKS; encoded by the coding sequence ATGATTGTTTCGGCTATAAATAATTTCAATCATTTTATATTTGGAATCGCTAAATGTCTTGCAAATTTCTGCTGTAAAATTAAATGTGCTAGCTTAGCTATTTTCCAATCTTTCTGTTTTCAACCAAAAAATCTTAACTTAGAAAATCGAAAAGTTGTTCCTGAAGAAAAGCTTAACTACGATGAGCTTCTTCCTATTATTACTGATACGGCTCTTACTGTCTTGGATAGAGAGAAAGGGGCATGGGCTGCTGTAGCCAAAGCTCTTTGTGCTATGGAGCTCCCAAAAGACTTTTTTGAGCAATCCCTCTATTCTCCCTTACAAGCTGCCGTGTTACTGCAAGATTTAGAATTATGCAAAAGAATGGTAGAACTTGAGTTTTCCATTAACTCTCCAGAAAAGACATGTAAACATCCTCCCTTAGCTATAGCTCTAGGAAAAGTTGCAGAGGAAATAGAAAATGATTTGGAGAAAAGAAAATGGAAGCTATTTTATCATCACACTGAAAAGCAAGAAAATGCATTTAATAAAAAATGGGCAAGAAATTGGAACTATCATAAAGGCTCGGAAGAAATTGCATTATATCTAATCGAAAAGGAAGCCGAATTATCTTACCACACATCTAAAGGCTTCACATATCTTCATCTTGCAATCGGTCATGGATATGAAAAAGTTTGCAGATTATTGCTAGAGAAGAGCGTAGATGTAAATAAAGGTGGCCTTGTCTATTACCAGCGCGAAACACCTCTACAGTGGGCTACCCAGCATGGAAATATTGCAATAACCAGACTATTATTAGAGAATGGAGCTTCATATCCAGCTATCAATTTTAATAATCGCAATTATAATCCTTTTTATATTGCGCTAAAGAAAGTTAATGAAGAGTTGATTCAAGTATTTTTAGATCATGGAGAACAATTAGATCAAGAAATAGACTGGATTGGCGATAAAAGTTCTCTTTTGGATGGTGTTAATGAACCGCAATTATATAAACTAGCTCTAAAACTTGGAATCAAACTTGAACGTAAATTCGGAATATATGAACGTACTTACCTTCATTTGGCAGCAGAAAGCAAGCATGCAAATGAACTAATTCCAATACTCCTTCAAAAAGGAGCTAATGCGCGTGTTCTAGATAATGAGGGATATACACCACTGGCGCGTTTTCAAATAAAGAATGATCTTAAAACGCATGCAGATTTGGAGAAAGCGGATAAAGGCCTTACTTCATTGATGTGTAATTTACGTTTATTAGGTTTACGCTATTCATTCAAAGGAGCAGCTTTTGAAGGAATTTTAGACCCTATCACTTATGCTGAAGCAGCAAATTCTTTGGAAAATCATTTGAAAAATCAGGATAGCTTACCTCCCTTTTTCAATTCCCTTCCTAGAATTATTCGAAATTCATCTGAAGTTAAAGCAGACGATATCCTTTCACAAATTGAACATAATGGAATAGTTTCAATTGCAAGTGGTTGGGATGGCATTTTTTCGGGGAATCATGCAACTGCCATTGTTTTAACAAAGCATTTTTTAATAAAATGCAATCGCGGAGATCATTGCGGTAAAGAATCTGGAGTGACTACCTATAAAATTAAAAATCCTTCAAATCTTTCTGAAGTTGTAAGTCTACTTACATCTAGTAAAGATGTGTTTGACAAAGATTGTAAGTTAAAGACGAAAGATGCGCAAATAGAATTTTTTAATAAGGGAATTAATGATCTTTTAGATTTAGAGAAGTTTTTCTATATTCCTCAAAAATGTCAAACAGTTGGAAACTGTGCTTGGTATGCAGCAAGAATGGCTGTACAGGGGTGTGTGATAGCTCATCACTTGCAAGAGAATCCTTCTATATCCATTGAAGAAGTTAAAAAATTGACCAATCCATTTTTCTCATCTTGGAAAGAAAGTGATTATTTAGGTTCCTTGGAGATCCTTGAGAAAATAGAAAACGAACCTATAATAAATGAATTTATAGATATAGAAAAAATTTATGATGAACTCTTTATATTGAATTTGCATAAGAAGAAGATATTAAAAAAACTTTGCCAATTGCGTCCAAGACTCCGCGAATGGATAAACAATCCAGATCCTAAGCTGATGAGCTATGGCTATAGCCATGCAAATGCAAGAATCATTAAATTGTTTTTCGATCGAGGAGTAAAACCAGATTTGAATGCTTTTCTATACTGTTATGACGCAAAAGTTGCTGAATTGAATTGTGATTACTTTATCAAGCAAGGGATTAAAGCTAGTATTCCAGATGAGTCAGGATGGACACCACTTCATATCTTTTGTATACAATGCCTTGCATTACCTGAAATATTTGTGCCATTAATTATGAAACTCATTGAAGCGTGGAAAAGAGAATGTGAATTGACAGGTGATTTACAGCCTTTAAAAGAGGCTTTAAACATTGTTGAAAAAGAAGCTTCAACGGCTGCTAAACATGGATTGACTCCCTTACAGTACTTAACTGAATATAGTGAAGATTTAGCTCCAGTTAGTGCCTTAGTAGACCTGATGAAAAAATATGGCGCGACCGTCCCCGATAAATCATAG
- a CDS encoding phosphodiester glycosidase family protein — MKIIYFLIYLLWGVFPLEAAIAYKVWTKPLNQTVHVLEIDPQKYQVLLVKAKESGTGLETVQSMQARYGSMAGVNGGFFKSNGSPAGALKIDGQWYTGAADERGAVAWNAGGKDCHFGRFTVGFHLHSKGKEIPIDALNTPLEEGQVVMYTPVYALSTLTTPAAKELVIKDGIILEVRKGGRRAEIPQNSIVIAFGRNQLAQIEDLKEGDKAELIEKYSDEVWGKYKNILGGAPLLIENGIIVEDISKENVHSTFLELRHPRTALGVKKNGSWLFVLVEGRKLGQSKGATIKELAEYMKELGCQYALNLDGGSSSTFVVENKEIKGAHGSVSELVSNAVLIIPK; from the coding sequence GTGAAGATAATCTACTTTTTAATTTACCTACTATGGGGTGTTTTTCCACTGGAAGCTGCTATTGCTTATAAAGTGTGGACTAAGCCGCTGAACCAAACAGTTCATGTGCTCGAAATTGATCCTCAAAAATATCAAGTCCTACTTGTTAAAGCAAAGGAATCTGGTACCGGTTTAGAGACAGTGCAGTCTATGCAAGCTAGATATGGAAGTATGGCCGGTGTGAATGGTGGATTTTTTAAAAGTAATGGTTCTCCAGCCGGAGCTTTAAAAATCGATGGGCAGTGGTATACAGGAGCTGCGGATGAACGTGGCGCCGTAGCTTGGAATGCAGGCGGTAAAGACTGTCACTTTGGACGATTTACAGTAGGGTTTCACCTTCATAGTAAGGGAAAGGAGATACCCATCGATGCATTAAATACTCCATTGGAAGAAGGGCAAGTTGTTATGTATACCCCGGTATATGCGCTTTCTACCTTAACCACACCTGCGGCAAAAGAACTAGTCATCAAAGACGGAATCATACTAGAAGTACGAAAGGGAGGAAGACGCGCTGAAATACCTCAAAATTCTATCGTTATCGCATTTGGTAGAAATCAGTTGGCTCAAATTGAAGATTTAAAAGAAGGTGATAAAGCAGAGCTGATAGAGAAATACTCCGATGAGGTCTGGGGAAAATATAAGAATATTTTAGGGGGCGCTCCCCTTTTAATTGAAAATGGAATCATTGTTGAGGATATATCCAAAGAGAATGTCCATAGTACATTCTTAGAGCTACGCCATCCCCGTACAGCTTTAGGTGTGAAAAAAAACGGTTCTTGGCTGTTTGTTCTAGTGGAAGGGCGAAAGTTAGGGCAAAGCAAAGGTGCAACAATTAAGGAGCTGGCAGAATACATGAAAGAATTAGGCTGCCAATATGCCCTAAATCTAGATGGAGGCAGTTCTTCAACATTTGTAGTGGAAAATAAAGAAATCAAAGGAGCTCACGGAAGCGTATCGGAATTAGTTTCGAATGCAGTTTTGATCATCCCTAAATGA
- a CDS encoding SDR family NAD(P)-dependent oxidoreductase: protein MKRAIIVGASSGIGYELAKILAEDGYEIGLVARRHGHLLKLQEEIPTKTHVRPVDVSLIPETRNAIESIILELGGVDLFIINAGIGFLNPHLEWQHEKDTIDVNVYGFCALANLAYRYFTKQGHGHLVGISSIGALRGNALAPAYNASKAFMSNYLEGLQKRAAREQPQITVTDIQPGAVHTAMMKGEGHFWIASPKKAAAQIFNAIRHKKRHAYITKRWRLIAWLLKVMPRCVHEKI from the coding sequence ATGAAACGTGCAATTATTGTCGGAGCCTCCTCCGGAATCGGTTATGAGTTAGCTAAAATACTTGCTGAGGATGGCTATGAGATAGGTCTTGTCGCCCGTCGCCACGGTCATCTCTTGAAATTACAAGAAGAGATCCCCACCAAGACGCATGTCAGGCCTGTGGATGTAAGCCTAATCCCGGAAACACGCAATGCCATAGAGTCTATTATCCTTGAGCTGGGTGGCGTTGACCTGTTTATCATCAATGCCGGCATCGGTTTTCTAAATCCTCACTTAGAATGGCAACATGAAAAAGACACGATAGACGTCAACGTCTACGGATTTTGCGCCTTAGCAAATCTTGCCTACCGTTATTTTACAAAACAGGGCCACGGTCATTTGGTGGGTATTTCTTCGATAGGCGCATTGCGTGGGAACGCACTTGCTCCAGCTTACAATGCATCTAAAGCCTTTATGTCCAATTATCTTGAAGGGCTGCAAAAGAGGGCTGCACGTGAGCAACCCCAGATCACTGTAACGGATATCCAACCCGGAGCGGTCCATACTGCCATGATGAAAGGTGAAGGACATTTTTGGATAGCCAGTCCCAAGAAAGCTGCAGCTCAAATATTTAATGCTATACGTCACAAAAAACGCCACGCCTATATTACCAAGCGTTGGAGATTGATCGCTTGGCTATTAAAAGTTATGCCGCGCTGTGTGCATGAAAAGATCTAA
- the atpB gene encoding F0F1 ATP synthase subunit A: MWEIVRQFIPLAVNNVPELPNFIELLNHYFEGEPVLHYLFYWEDIFFSLLVASVVALTFHLGIRNHKMIPRGLQNFLELVVEKLRKLIHDVLGPKGDEHLPFLGTLFIYILSMNLFGLIPFMKSPSTSLSVTLGMAICVFMRVQYLNIKNMGLGGFFYHMAGEPKDFVGWLLVPLMLPIELITQISRPATLALRLFGNIMGEHILISAIALFSVGLIAFGEIRLGIPLQTPFMLFALLTSTMQALVFTLLSTVYILLSSPAGEKH; encoded by the coding sequence ATGTGGGAGATCGTACGACAGTTTATCCCGTTAGCAGTAAATAATGTGCCTGAACTACCTAATTTCATCGAGCTGCTTAACCACTATTTCGAAGGCGAACCTGTCCTCCACTACTTGTTTTATTGGGAGGATATTTTCTTCTCGCTCCTCGTCGCAAGCGTGGTTGCCCTAACTTTTCATTTGGGTATACGCAACCACAAAATGATCCCTAGAGGACTGCAGAATTTCTTAGAACTAGTCGTTGAGAAGCTGCGCAAATTGATTCACGATGTTCTCGGACCTAAAGGGGATGAACACCTTCCGTTTCTAGGCACGCTTTTTATATATATATTAAGTATGAACCTATTTGGTTTGATCCCTTTCATGAAGTCCCCTTCCACCAGCCTAAGTGTAACCCTTGGCATGGCTATCTGTGTCTTTATGCGGGTCCAATATTTAAATATCAAAAATATGGGTTTGGGTGGTTTTTTCTACCATATGGCCGGAGAACCTAAAGATTTTGTAGGCTGGCTTTTGGTTCCTCTCATGCTGCCAATTGAGCTGATCACACAGATCTCACGCCCTGCAACTCTGGCTTTGCGACTATTCGGAAATATTATGGGAGAACACATCCTCATCAGCGCTATCGCGTTATTTAGCGTGGGACTGATTGCTTTCGGAGAAATTCGCCTGGGAATTCCTTTACAAACCCCTTTTATGCTTTTTGCCCTGCTGACAAGTACAATGCAAGCCCTTGTATTTACTCTGCTTAGCACCGTTTATATTCTTTTATCTTCTCCCGCTGGAGAAAAACATTGA